In Myxococcales bacterium, one genomic interval encodes:
- the argF gene encoding ornithine carbamoyltransferase translates to MKRDFLCLSDLTRAELDSVLDLAATLKAKPRGAGVHLLRGRAIAIVMEKASTRTRISFEVGVAQLGGHPVIVTTQGTQLARGEPVRDTARVLARYCDAIVYRTFETARLREMASVGVPVVNALTDDAHPVQVLADVLTMRESLAARGLGALAGKRVAFVGDGSSNMARSFVEAARVFEFHLALASPSDFRPPPGELETAGSWVSVHARPEPACEGAEFVHTDVWTSMGQEAENARRQAAFAGYTLDATLLAKASTTARVMHCLPAHRGEEVTADVLESQASIVFDQAENRLHAQKALLLFLLGLGDADLGA, encoded by the coding sequence ATGAAACGTGACTTCCTCTGCCTCTCCGATCTCACGCGCGCCGAGCTCGACTCGGTGCTCGACCTCGCGGCCACGCTCAAGGCCAAGCCGCGGGGCGCGGGCGTGCACCTGCTGCGCGGTCGCGCGATCGCGATCGTCATGGAGAAGGCCAGCACCCGCACGCGCATCTCGTTCGAGGTGGGCGTGGCGCAGCTCGGGGGGCACCCGGTCATCGTAACGACGCAGGGCACCCAGCTCGCGCGCGGCGAGCCCGTGCGCGACACGGCGCGGGTCCTCGCCCGCTACTGCGACGCCATCGTGTATCGAACCTTCGAGACCGCGCGCCTCCGCGAGATGGCCAGCGTGGGCGTGCCCGTCGTGAACGCGCTCACCGACGACGCGCACCCCGTGCAGGTGCTCGCCGACGTGCTCACCATGCGCGAGAGCCTCGCGGCGCGGGGCCTCGGCGCGCTCGCGGGCAAGCGCGTGGCGTTCGTGGGCGACGGCTCGAGCAACATGGCCCGCTCGTTCGTCGAGGCGGCGCGGGTCTTCGAGTTTCACCTCGCGCTCGCGTCGCCGAGCGACTTCCGTCCGCCGCCCGGAGAGCTCGAGACGGCCGGCTCGTGGGTGTCGGTCCACGCGAGGCCAGAGCCCGCGTGCGAGGGCGCCGAGTTCGTGCACACCGACGTGTGGACCAGCATGGGTCAAGAGGCCGAGAACGCCCGGCGCCAGGCGGCCTTCGCGGGCTACACGCTCGACGCCACGCTGCTCGCGAAAGCCTCCACCACCGCGCGAGTGATGCACTGCCTGCCCGCACACCGCGGCGAGGAGGTCACGGCAGACGTGCTCGAGTCGCAGGCCTCGATCGTCTTCGATCAAGCCGAGAACCGCCTCCATGCGCAGAAGGCGCTGCTCCTCTTCCTGCTCGGCCTCGGCGACGCCGACCTGGGCGCGTAG
- the argH gene encoding argininosuccinate lyase, translating to MATDPTPAASLARTAATGAGGMLPELLAWSSSMDDDRGLAREDLLGSAAHVTMLGVTGLVPAEDARALRAELLAMHAAAERDELPLLTEPSNEEDVHMAIEAALTAKLGLVGKRLHTARSRNDQVSTALRLHVRRARGELLAQAGGLLLELAGRGREELDLVLPAYTHRQRAQPISGGFLLAAWATGLHRAALRLRAVDVGRCPLGSGACSGSSLGIDRALTASLLGFRGGPTENALDTVGDRDFSLDYAYAGARVLLALSRLATDVIDYATSEFGFVKLGDCISAGSSMMPQKKNPDVFELVRSKASFGAGNVVQMLTLVRGLHAGYSRDLQDDRRATLSTGPLVHGALRAVRLALPHVTFDRAACLRAVSDGSTQATDLAEALVRAGTPFREAYQAVGALVREATVLGRPLVSLTPEVAARVHPALTAEALLALDPRRAVAAKESAGGTGPRAVTAQLEGLERAAGELLEAAGRDSLAGVPERIAAVAL from the coding sequence ATGGCGACCGACCCGACCCCCGCCGCGAGCCTCGCCCGCACGGCCGCCACTGGCGCCGGCGGCATGCTCCCCGAGCTGCTCGCGTGGAGCTCGTCGATGGACGACGATCGCGGCCTCGCCCGGGAGGATCTGCTGGGCAGCGCGGCCCACGTCACGATGCTGGGCGTCACGGGGCTCGTGCCAGCCGAAGACGCGCGCGCGCTCCGCGCCGAGCTCCTCGCCATGCACGCGGCCGCCGAGCGCGACGAGCTGCCGCTCCTCACGGAGCCGTCGAACGAAGAAGACGTGCACATGGCCATCGAGGCCGCGCTCACCGCGAAGCTCGGCCTCGTGGGCAAAAGGCTGCATACTGCACGCTCCAGGAACGACCAGGTCTCCACGGCCCTGCGGCTCCACGTGCGCCGCGCGCGCGGCGAGCTGCTCGCGCAGGCGGGCGGCCTCTTGCTCGAGCTCGCGGGCCGCGGCCGCGAGGAGCTCGACCTCGTGCTCCCCGCGTACACCCACCGGCAGCGCGCGCAGCCCATCAGCGGGGGCTTCCTGCTCGCCGCGTGGGCGACCGGTCTCCACCGCGCCGCGCTCCGCCTCCGCGCGGTCGACGTGGGGCGCTGTCCGCTCGGCTCGGGCGCGTGCTCGGGCTCCTCGCTCGGCATCGATCGCGCTCTCACCGCGTCACTCCTCGGCTTCCGCGGCGGGCCCACCGAGAACGCGCTCGACACGGTGGGCGATCGCGACTTCTCGCTCGACTACGCGTACGCGGGCGCGCGGGTGCTCCTCGCGCTGTCGCGGCTGGCGACCGACGTCATCGACTACGCCACGAGCGAGTTCGGCTTCGTGAAGCTCGGCGACTGCATCTCTGCCGGGTCCAGCATGATGCCGCAGAAGAAGAACCCCGACGTGTTCGAGCTCGTCCGCTCGAAGGCCTCGTTCGGGGCAGGCAACGTCGTGCAGATGCTCACCCTCGTGCGGGGCCTCCACGCCGGCTACAGCCGCGACCTGCAAGACGATCGGCGCGCGACGCTCTCCACCGGGCCGCTCGTCCACGGCGCCCTGCGGGCCGTGCGCCTCGCGCTCCCGCACGTCACGTTCGACCGCGCGGCGTGCCTCCGCGCCGTCTCTGACGGCTCGACGCAGGCGACCGATCTCGCCGAGGCCCTCGTGCGGGCGGGCACGCCGTTCCGCGAGGCGTACCAGGCGGTGGGCGCGCTCGTGAGGGAGGCGACGGTGCTCGGCCGCCCGCTCGTCTCGCTCACGCCGGAGGTGGCCGCCCGCGTGCACCCCGCGCTCACGGCCGAGGCGCTCCTCGCCCTCGACCCTCGGCGCGCGGTGGCCGCGAAGGAGAGCGCTGGCGGCACGGGACCACGGGCAGTCACGGCGCAGCTCGAGGGCCTCGAGCGCGCCGCCGGCGAGCTGCTCGAGGCCGCAGGGCGTGACTCGCTCGCGGGCGTGCCCGAGCGCATCGCCGCGGTCGCCCTCTAG
- the argJ gene encoding bifunctional glutamate N-acetyltransferase/amino-acid acetyltransferase ArgJ — translation MRIPKGFSFAGVNAGVKAHRKDMALVASSEPCSAAGVFTVSAARAAPVADAAARLPGTGFRAIVANSGNANALTGAQGRDDVAAVHAAMGKALGVPVESVLSASTGVIGVPLPVGKLVAGCAALAKQRGDALIPAAEAILTTDTRVKLTHRTVAVGGVTVTISAFCKGSGMIAPELATLLAFIVTDATVDPKTLQAMLERVTQGSFGCLNVDNEMSTNDAVFMLANGASGAPALRDKAELANFETALASLCVELTRAVAEDGEGATKLVEVRVSGAPTVEIARDLAKIVAGSNLVKAAIFGADPNWGRVLASVGARAGAKKYPVDVLNARVSIQGEVVFAEGRPADVDSAQLRARMREPQVKIDVAFAVGGGVGGAAEALAWGCDFSYDYVKINADYMSLTGASPEGVVSRDDRLTNYSPAFKRTLLVEALSYIDKFAKKRTVIKYGGAAMVKDSLKASFANDINLLRSAGLLPVVVHGGGPEISRTLEKLGQGKSEFVDGVRITGVEDVKVVEMVLTGRINTELVSLLNQRSANAVGVSGKDAGLLRARRLYGKEGRDLGMVGEVVQVNREYLEMLLEKGYVPVVSPVGLGEDGAGYNINADTAAAEIAVALQAEKLIYLSDVAGILDRGELISEISATELRARIDSGVIAGGMAAKAESILKALTGGVQSVHIIDGRTPHGLIAELFTDRGIGTLVRRD, via the coding sequence ATGAGGATTCCTAAGGGTTTTTCGTTCGCTGGGGTCAACGCCGGGGTGAAGGCGCACCGCAAGGACATGGCGCTCGTGGCGAGCTCGGAGCCGTGCTCCGCCGCGGGCGTCTTCACCGTCAGCGCCGCGCGCGCGGCGCCGGTGGCCGACGCCGCCGCACGGCTCCCCGGCACGGGCTTTCGCGCCATCGTGGCCAACAGCGGCAACGCGAACGCCCTCACGGGCGCGCAGGGCCGCGACGACGTGGCGGCGGTTCACGCGGCCATGGGCAAGGCGCTGGGCGTGCCCGTCGAGAGCGTGCTGTCGGCCTCGACCGGCGTGATCGGCGTGCCCCTGCCGGTCGGCAAGCTCGTCGCGGGCTGCGCCGCCCTCGCCAAGCAGCGGGGCGACGCCCTCATCCCCGCGGCCGAGGCGATCCTCACCACCGACACGCGCGTGAAGCTCACGCACCGCACGGTCGCGGTCGGCGGCGTCACGGTCACGATCAGCGCGTTCTGCAAGGGCTCGGGCATGATCGCCCCCGAGCTCGCGACCCTGCTCGCGTTCATCGTCACCGACGCGACCGTCGACCCCAAGACGCTCCAGGCGATGCTCGAGCGCGTCACCCAGGGCAGCTTCGGCTGCCTCAACGTCGACAACGAGATGAGCACCAACGACGCGGTGTTCATGCTCGCGAACGGCGCCTCCGGAGCGCCCGCGCTCCGCGACAAGGCCGAGCTCGCGAACTTCGAGACCGCCCTCGCGAGCCTGTGCGTCGAGCTCACGCGCGCCGTGGCCGAGGACGGCGAGGGCGCCACCAAGCTCGTCGAGGTGCGGGTCTCGGGCGCGCCCACCGTGGAGATCGCGCGCGATCTCGCGAAGATCGTGGCAGGGTCGAACCTCGTGAAGGCGGCCATCTTCGGCGCCGATCCCAACTGGGGGCGCGTGCTCGCGTCGGTCGGCGCGCGGGCCGGGGCGAAGAAGTACCCGGTCGACGTGCTGAACGCGCGGGTGAGCATCCAGGGCGAGGTCGTGTTCGCCGAGGGCCGCCCGGCCGACGTCGACAGCGCGCAGCTCCGCGCCCGCATGCGCGAGCCGCAGGTGAAGATCGACGTGGCGTTCGCAGTCGGCGGAGGCGTCGGCGGCGCCGCCGAGGCGCTCGCGTGGGGCTGCGATTTCTCCTACGACTACGTGAAGATCAACGCCGACTACATGAGCCTCACCGGGGCCTCCCCCGAGGGCGTGGTCTCGCGTGACGACCGCCTCACGAACTACAGCCCCGCCTTCAAGCGCACGCTGCTGGTCGAGGCGCTCTCGTACATCGACAAGTTCGCGAAGAAGCGCACGGTCATCAAATACGGCGGCGCGGCCATGGTGAAGGACTCCCTGAAGGCGAGCTTTGCCAACGATATCAATCTCTTGCGTTCAGCCGGACTCCTGCCCGTGGTGGTGCACGGGGGCGGCCCCGAGATCTCCCGCACCCTCGAGAAGCTCGGGCAGGGCAAGAGCGAGTTCGTCGACGGCGTGCGCATCACCGGCGTAGAGGACGTCAAGGTGGTGGAGATGGTGCTCACCGGGCGCATCAACACCGAGCTCGTGTCGCTGCTGAACCAGCGCAGCGCGAACGCCGTGGGCGTGTCGGGCAAAGACGCGGGCCTGCTCCGCGCGCGCCGCCTCTACGGGAAAGAGGGCCGCGATCTCGGCATGGTGGGCGAGGTCGTGCAGGTGAACCGCGAGTACCTCGAGATGCTCCTCGAGAAGGGCTACGTGCCCGTGGTCTCGCCCGTGGGCCTCGGCGAAGACGGCGCGGGCTACAACATCAACGCCGACACCGCCGCGGCCGAGATCGCCGTGGCGCTGCAGGCCGAGAAGCTCATCTACCTGTCGGACGTGGCGGGCATCCTCGACCGGGGCGAGCTCATCAGCGAGATCTCCGCCACGGAGCTCCGCGCGCGCATCGACTCCGGCGTCATCGCCGGCGGCATGGCCGCCAAGGCGGAGAGCATCCTCAAGGCGCTCACCGGCGGCGTGCAGTCGGTGCACATCATCGACGGGCGCACCCCGCACGGCCTCATCGCGGAGCTCTTCACCGACCGCGGCATCGGCACCCTCGTACGGAGAGACTGA
- the argC gene encoding N-acetyl-gamma-glutamyl-phosphate reductase: MSTAHRVIIVGASGYSGGVLARLVASHPRLELAAATSDARAGRSVGRELGLQSDLAFVKNGEALSAAAGCDVAFLATPAEVSAELGPRLAEGGRTVIDLSGAFRLATADDVRVHYSFAHPDPGRLGSTPYGLPELFGTPPRGALVANPGCYPTATLLALAPLLRAGLIEAEGLVVDAKSGTTGAGRQAKEEHSFAEVAENLRAYKVLAHQHEPEIAQKLAAYAGTPPPGGPPVAHDLVFTPHLLPVRRGLLATCYARPRGGANLDALDACLRAAYAGAPFVDVVAPGEVTLAAVVGTNVCRVGVAARPGRVIVIAAIDNLLKGAAGQALQNANLALGLPEAMGLDGLHRSAA; encoded by the coding sequence GTGAGCACCGCGCATCGGGTCATCATCGTCGGCGCCTCGGGGTACTCGGGCGGAGTGCTCGCGCGCCTCGTCGCGAGCCACCCTCGCCTCGAGCTCGCGGCCGCCACCTCCGACGCCCGCGCGGGCCGCTCGGTCGGGCGTGAGCTCGGCCTCCAGAGCGATCTCGCGTTCGTGAAGAACGGCGAGGCGCTCTCCGCCGCGGCCGGGTGCGACGTCGCGTTCCTCGCCACGCCCGCGGAGGTGTCTGCGGAGCTCGGCCCGCGCCTCGCAGAGGGTGGGCGGACGGTGATCGACCTCTCGGGCGCCTTCCGCCTCGCGACCGCCGACGACGTGCGTGTACATTACAGCTTTGCGCACCCCGACCCGGGTCGCCTCGGCAGCACGCCCTACGGGTTGCCCGAGCTCTTCGGTACGCCGCCGCGCGGCGCGCTGGTCGCCAACCCTGGCTGCTACCCCACCGCGACGCTGCTCGCGCTCGCGCCGCTCCTCCGCGCCGGGCTCATCGAGGCCGAGGGCCTCGTGGTGGACGCGAAGTCGGGCACCACGGGCGCGGGCCGCCAGGCCAAGGAAGAGCACTCGTTCGCCGAGGTGGCCGAGAACCTCCGCGCGTACAAGGTCCTCGCGCACCAGCACGAGCCCGAGATCGCGCAGAAGCTCGCGGCGTACGCGGGAACCCCTCCGCCCGGCGGGCCACCCGTCGCGCACGACCTGGTGTTCACCCCGCACCTCCTGCCCGTGCGACGCGGCCTGCTCGCGACCTGCTACGCGCGCCCGCGCGGCGGCGCCAACCTCGACGCCCTCGACGCGTGCCTGCGCGCGGCCTACGCGGGCGCGCCCTTCGTCGACGTCGTGGCGCCCGGCGAGGTGACCCTCGCCGCCGTGGTGGGCACGAACGTGTGCCGCGTCGGTGTGGCCGCACGGCCGGGCCGCGTGATCGTCATTGCAGCCATCGACAACCTCCTGAAGGGCGCCGCCGGCCAGGCCCTCCAGAACGCCAACCTCGCCCTCGGCCTCCCCGAGGCCATGGGCCTCGACGGCCTCCACCGGAGCGCAGCATGA
- a CDS encoding SUMF1/EgtB/PvdO family nonheme iron enzyme produces MQPHHPPSPAPNRRRRTALFVALFSVGGLLVVGGGLLGRALIQPSDGGFLHFAGQTPRNEWRSVDKKHWQAVAAAGTIEATDITDAREKNRGACGPGMVEVSGRYKLDADGKDSSGGVEELQNSACVDWISKEFPARCKTFDRPGWLDLSQKLPTKPLRYCMDRFEYPNKKGENPIIVVTYNESTALCKAAGKRLCNETEWTFACEGEEAVPYPYGYERDAEACNVDRPWKPFAENGLAPRDGQKARAELDRLWQGQPSGASPKCKSPFGLYDMTGNVDEWTKTTRTSGGFASVLKGGYWGPVRARCRPATRAHNENFVAYQQSFRCCSDAPASTTTGLADAGSGPDAGPDAGPAEPQPAGVRLVPVPQEARRSVEVDDQDEQEELAKKVGLQCGVRAVGDVGDVGDAGAFAAFAVATALGARRLRRRSAG; encoded by the coding sequence ATGCAACCTCACCACCCGCCCTCGCCCGCGCCGAACCGACGTCGACGCACGGCCCTCTTCGTCGCGCTCTTTTCCGTCGGCGGGCTCCTCGTGGTGGGCGGCGGGCTGCTCGGGAGGGCGCTCATCCAGCCGAGCGACGGCGGGTTCCTGCACTTTGCCGGGCAGACCCCGCGCAACGAGTGGCGCAGCGTCGACAAGAAGCACTGGCAGGCCGTCGCCGCGGCGGGCACGATCGAGGCCACCGACATCACCGACGCGCGCGAGAAGAACCGCGGCGCGTGCGGGCCCGGCATGGTCGAGGTGAGCGGCCGCTACAAGCTGGACGCCGACGGGAAAGACTCCTCCGGGGGCGTCGAGGAGCTCCAAAACAGCGCCTGCGTCGACTGGATCAGCAAAGAGTTCCCCGCGCGCTGCAAGACCTTCGACCGGCCGGGCTGGCTCGACCTCTCCCAGAAGCTGCCCACGAAGCCGCTCCGCTACTGCATGGACCGCTTCGAGTACCCCAACAAGAAGGGTGAAAACCCAATTATTGTGGTCACTTACAACGAAAGCACGGCGCTCTGCAAGGCGGCGGGCAAGCGCCTCTGCAACGAGACCGAGTGGACCTTCGCCTGCGAGGGCGAGGAGGCCGTGCCCTACCCCTACGGCTACGAGCGCGACGCGGAGGCGTGCAACGTCGATCGCCCGTGGAAGCCCTTCGCGGAGAACGGCCTCGCCCCGCGCGACGGCCAGAAGGCGCGGGCCGAGCTCGACCGCCTGTGGCAAGGGCAGCCTTCGGGGGCGAGCCCGAAGTGCAAGAGCCCGTTCGGCCTCTACGACATGACCGGCAACGTCGACGAGTGGACCAAGACCACCCGCACGAGCGGCGGCTTCGCGTCGGTCCTGAAGGGCGGCTACTGGGGCCCGGTGCGCGCGCGCTGCCGCCCAGCCACCCGAGCGCACAACGAGAACTTCGTGGCGTACCAGCAGAGCTTCCGGTGCTGCTCCGACGCGCCGGCCTCCACGACGACGGGCCTGGCCGACGCGGGCTCAGGGCCGGACGCAGGGCCGGACGCGGGGCCCGCCGAGCCGCAGCCCGCAGGCGTGCGCCTCGTGCCCGTCCCTCAGGAGGCGCGTAGGTCGGTCGAGGTGGACGACCAGGACGAGCAGGAGGAGCTGGCGAAGAAGGTCGGCCTCCAGTGTGGTGTGCGCGCCGTCGGTGATGTCGGCGATGTGGGCGATGCCGGCGCGTTCGCGGCCTTCGCCGTGGCGACCGCGCTCGGGGCCCGCCGCCTCCGCAGGCGGTCTGCGGGCTGA
- a CDS encoding MFS transporter produces MAARRASLGAIFLTVFLDLLGFGLVLPFLAQEARATFHVSAFTGTLLSAVYSASQFLFIPIWGRLSDRVGRKPVLVWSVLATALGMAALAGSLVFGSTVALLFLARAWSGMATANLGTASAYIADVTGPEDRAKGMGLIGVAFGLGFILGPSLGGPLAEIAIHGRTGAVPCIVAACLSLVNFAWIVFGLPESLPKEARAPSKRRLTPIDLEALREAFTLPGVATAVLVNFVLIFAFTGMEQTFRFFNEDLFAMGPRDTGYLLAMIGVVAALVQGGMRQLSKRFTEAQLIRAGSLLQAVAFTGFCASPVVGKWFLYVSGAVLALGNGLTQPNTSAYVSKRATKQNQGATLGVNQSIASLARTFGPAAGGLLYSAVGARAPYVASGLGMLLAFGLALRLTEAGVVGAGGERAQRGASPEPVAPAS; encoded by the coding sequence ATGGCAGCAAGAAGGGCCTCGCTCGGCGCCATATTCCTCACGGTGTTCCTCGACCTGCTGGGCTTCGGGCTCGTGCTCCCGTTCCTCGCACAGGAGGCCCGCGCCACCTTCCACGTGTCGGCGTTCACCGGCACGCTGCTCTCAGCGGTGTACTCCGCGTCTCAGTTTCTGTTCATCCCCATTTGGGGCCGCCTCTCCGACCGCGTGGGGCGCAAGCCCGTGCTCGTGTGGTCGGTCTTGGCCACCGCGCTCGGCATGGCCGCGCTCGCCGGCTCGCTCGTGTTCGGGAGCACCGTCGCCCTGCTCTTCCTCGCGCGCGCGTGGAGCGGCATGGCCACCGCGAACCTCGGCACCGCCTCCGCGTACATCGCCGACGTGACCGGCCCCGAGGATCGCGCGAAGGGCATGGGCCTCATCGGCGTCGCGTTCGGCCTCGGCTTCATCCTCGGGCCCAGCCTCGGCGGGCCGCTGGCGGAGATCGCCATCCACGGGCGCACCGGCGCCGTGCCCTGCATCGTCGCGGCGTGCCTCAGCCTCGTGAACTTCGCGTGGATCGTCTTCGGCCTGCCCGAGTCGCTCCCGAAGGAGGCGCGCGCCCCGTCGAAGCGGCGCCTCACCCCGATCGACCTCGAGGCGCTCCGCGAGGCCTTCACCCTGCCCGGCGTGGCCACGGCGGTGCTGGTGAACTTCGTGCTGATCTTCGCCTTCACCGGCATGGAGCAGACCTTCCGATTCTTCAACGAAGACCTCTTCGCGATGGGCCCTCGCGACACCGGCTACCTGCTCGCGATGATCGGCGTCGTCGCCGCGCTCGTGCAGGGCGGCATGCGGCAGCTCTCGAAGCGCTTCACCGAGGCCCAGCTCATTCGCGCCGGAAGTCTGCTGCAAGCCGTTGCTTTTACAGGATTTTGCGCCTCTCCGGTGGTGGGGAAGTGGTTCCTCTACGTGTCGGGCGCCGTGCTCGCGCTCGGCAACGGGCTCACCCAGCCGAACACCTCGGCCTACGTCTCGAAGCGCGCGACCAAGCAGAACCAGGGGGCGACGCTCGGCGTAAACCAGTCGATCGCGAGCCTCGCGCGCACCTTCGGGCCCGCCGCGGGCGGCCTCCTCTACTCGGCCGTCGGCGCGCGCGCGCCCTACGTGGCCTCGGGGCTCGGCATGCTCCTCGCGTTCGGGCTGGCCCTCCGGCTGACCGAGGCGGGCGTCGTGGGCGCCGGGGGCGAGCGCGCCCAGCGCGGAGCGAGCCCCGAGCCGGTGGCGCCCGCCTCGTAA
- a CDS encoding protein kinase, translating into MDDELEFAKSRIGQHLSNKYELEGLIGLGGMAVVYRGRHRKNGNRVAIKMLHPVFSRHQEVSARFLKEGYVANSVDHAGTVRVLDDDVAEDGSVYLVMDLLEGETIEARRRRLGGTLSVAEVTYFAHEILEVLGAAHEKGIVHRDIKPENLFVMTAGTVRVLDFGIARARTAGLSATRSGVLMGTPGYLPPEQAQGLTREIDGRTDLWALGAVMFTLLTGDYVHVAETPQQMIIYTATRPARSLREAAPELPDELIALVDRALAFDKNDRFEDAAAMQEALREVPGYAGASSVSPLGPTSLRRTARAPAVDAVTSVELALPTLAEPASDAEPAPESVRPSSNPVTSTLGEWPPPSHPPPRPSSMSAPANPSEAPPPGPWFEAVSMAPSSPRDPEPSARVAEPPAAPSEELETVDRETADPGDELQVPARQPVGLFVALALVALALVAFLAWPRSEAPAPKPAAPPRAPGLVTPPQDIPPPEPAVDTPAPPAPKPFTSAGAVAPPKPSAGKR; encoded by the coding sequence GTGGACGACGAGCTCGAGTTCGCCAAAAGCCGAATCGGGCAGCACTTGTCCAACAAGTACGAGCTCGAGGGGCTGATCGGGCTTGGCGGCATGGCGGTGGTCTACCGAGGCCGCCACCGCAAGAACGGCAACCGCGTCGCCATCAAGATGCTCCACCCGGTCTTTTCCCGGCACCAGGAGGTCTCGGCGCGGTTCCTGAAGGAGGGCTACGTCGCGAACTCGGTCGACCACGCGGGCACGGTCCGCGTGCTCGACGACGACGTGGCCGAGGACGGCTCGGTCTACCTGGTGATGGACCTGCTCGAGGGCGAGACGATCGAGGCGCGCCGCCGCCGCCTCGGCGGCACGCTGAGCGTCGCGGAGGTCACGTATTTCGCCCACGAGATCCTCGAGGTGCTCGGGGCCGCGCACGAAAAGGGAATCGTCCACCGCGACATCAAGCCCGAGAACCTGTTCGTCATGACGGCAGGCACCGTCCGCGTCCTCGATTTTGGGATCGCACGCGCCCGCACGGCGGGTCTCTCGGCCACGCGCTCCGGGGTGTTGATGGGCACGCCGGGGTACCTGCCGCCCGAGCAAGCGCAGGGGCTCACCCGCGAGATCGATGGGCGCACCGACCTGTGGGCGCTCGGCGCGGTGATGTTCACGCTGCTCACGGGCGACTACGTCCACGTCGCCGAGACACCGCAGCAGATGATCATCTACACGGCGACCCGGCCGGCGCGCTCGCTGCGCGAGGCGGCGCCTGAGCTCCCCGACGAGCTCATCGCGCTCGTGGATCGTGCGCTCGCCTTCGACAAGAACGATCGCTTCGAGGACGCGGCGGCGATGCAGGAGGCGCTCCGCGAGGTGCCCGGGTACGCGGGGGCGAGCTCGGTGAGTCCGCTGGGGCCGACCTCGCTGCGCCGCACGGCTCGCGCGCCCGCCGTGGACGCCGTCACGTCCGTGGAGCTCGCGCTCCCCACGCTCGCCGAGCCCGCTTCCGACGCGGAACCCGCCCCGGAGTCGGTGCGCCCCAGCAGCAACCCCGTGACGTCCACGCTCGGCGAGTGGCCGCCGCCTTCCCACCCGCCGCCTCGCCCCTCCTCGATGAGCGCACCGGCGAACCCGAGCGAGGCACCTCCGCCCGGGCCGTGGTTCGAGGCGGTGTCCATGGCCCCGTCTTCCCCGCGCGACCCCGAGCCCTCCGCGCGAGTCGCAGAGCCCCCGGCGGCCCCCTCCGAGGAGCTCGAGACCGTCGACCGGGAGACCGCAGACCCCGGCGACGAGCTCCAGGTGCCGGCGCGGCAACCCGTTGGGTTGTTCGTGGCGCTCGCGCTCGTGGCCCTGGCGCTCGTGGCCTTCCTGGCGTGGCCACGCTCGGAGGCGCCCGCGCCCAAGCCGGCCGCGCCTCCGCGCGCACCAGGGTTGGTCACCCCGCCCCAGGACATCCCGCCGCCCGAGCCAGCCGTCGACACGCCGGCGCCCCCCGCGCCCAAGCCGTTCACCTCTGCCGGCGCGGTCGCGCCTCCCAAGCCGAGCGCGGGAAAGCGCTAG